One genomic window of Nicotiana sylvestris chromosome 10, ASM39365v2, whole genome shotgun sequence includes the following:
- the LOC104231662 gene encoding probable ribose-5-phosphate isomerase 2 codes for MAIAYPQFFKPKKVEPSLMVSVSSVNLSQDELKKIAAYKAVEFVESGMVVGLGTGSTAKHAVDKIAELLHTGKLKNIIGIPTSKITHEQAVSLGIPLSDLNKHPIVDLSIDGADEVDQEMNLVKGRGGSLLREKMVETASKKFIVIVDESKLVNYLGGSGLAMPVEIVPFCWEFTLKRLEMLFIEAGCVGKLRTVGENGEAYVTDNGNYIIDLYFKKDMGDLKAASDAILRLAGVVEHGMFIDMATTVIVAGKLGVSVTNKE; via the coding sequence ATGGCTATTGCTTACCCTCAATTTTTCAAACCCAAAAAAGTTGAACCTTCATTAATGGTTTCAGTTTCTTCTGTTAATTTATCACAAGATGAGCTGAAAAAAATTGCAGCATATAAAGCTGTTGAATTTGTTGAGTCGGGTATGGTTGTTGGTTTAGGCACAGGTTCAACAGCAAAACATGCTGTAGACAAAATAGCTGAATTATTACACActggaaaattaaaaaatattatagGAATACCAACTTCCAAGATTACACATGAACAAGCTGTTTCACTTGGTATTCCATTATCAGATCTGAATAaacatccaattgttgatttatCAATTGATGGTGCTGATGAAGTTGACCAAGAAATGAATTTGGTCAAAGGTAGAGGAGGTTCATTACTTAGAGAAAAAATGGTTGAAACTGCTTCAAAAAAATTTATTGTTATAGTTGATGAGTCAAAATTGGTGAATTATTTAGGTGGTAGTGGACTTGCTATGCCTGTTGAAATTGTTCCCTTTTGTTGGGAATTTACACTTAAAAGGCTTGAAATGTTGTTTATTGAAGCTGGTTGTGTTGGGAAATTGAGAACTGTTGGAGAAAATGGTGAAGCTTATGTTACTGATAATGGTAATTATATTATTGATTTGTATTTCAAGAAAGATATGGGAGATTTGAAAGCTGCTAGTGATGCTATTTTGAGACTTGCTGGTGTTGTTGAGCATGGTATGTTTATTGATATGGCTACTACTGTTATTGTGGCTGGAAAACTTGGTGTTTCTGTTACTAATAAGGAGTAA